The proteins below are encoded in one region of Candidatus Palauibacter australiensis:
- a CDS encoding polymer-forming cytoskeletal protein: protein VGTVVGASRVELQETCRIEGDIRSRRVKLEEGGQIEGRLHMTTKTADEKPTASPRKGAAPSIQPQKRQRAAGPS from the coding sequence GGTGGGGACCGTTGTCGGAGCCAGTCGCGTGGAACTGCAGGAAACCTGCAGAATCGAGGGCGACATCCGGAGCCGCCGGGTGAAGCTCGAAGAGGGCGGCCAGATCGAGGGTCGTCTCCATATGACGACGAAGACAGCGGACGAGAAGCCGACCGCTTCTCCGCGCAAGGGCGCGGCCCCCTCGATCCAGCCGCAGAAGCGTCAGCGGGCGGCCGGGCCCAGCTGA